One Gemmatimonadota bacterium genomic region harbors:
- a CDS encoding amino acid permease, with protein MTPSRDPATTLRREIGVGTGALMVVGGIIGSGIFFTPAEVARALPNAQWIFGVWVLGGVLAFAGALTYAELGAMLPDAGGAYVYTREAFGRLPAFLNGWMTVLLVASGAIAAVAMGFAGYLERFVSLDPLGGRLGVAAITILVLSATNYVGLRPGVTLLNVLTAAKIVALAVLIAGGLVAWVALRDPGSVPTAPPPPASRLSGFATAFVAVLFTIGGWQQLNMVAGEIKEPQRVIPRALLAGITIVVAIYLGANAVYLRTLGRDGLAASTAVAADAMQRMVGGFGATFIAVSAMLSILGFLNVAIIANSRIPYALAADGALFRAAAQVHPRFGTPHVAIALLGAWSLVLLFASGGRIGDLLSGVVFADWIFFGLGAASVFVLRRRYPDMPRPYRVPGYPLLPALFVAASAVGVASAYLAAPRTSAFGTLLLLVGVVVFRVLERRPR; from the coding sequence ATGACGCCGAGCCGTGATCCCGCGACCACCCTCCGACGCGAGATCGGTGTCGGGACCGGTGCGCTCATGGTCGTGGGGGGGATCATCGGGAGCGGGATCTTCTTCACGCCGGCCGAAGTGGCCCGGGCGTTGCCCAACGCGCAGTGGATCTTTGGGGTGTGGGTGCTGGGCGGCGTTCTGGCCTTTGCCGGTGCCCTCACCTACGCCGAGTTGGGTGCCATGCTTCCAGACGCGGGCGGCGCCTATGTCTACACGCGCGAGGCGTTCGGCCGCCTGCCGGCCTTCCTCAATGGCTGGATGACGGTCCTGCTCGTCGCGTCAGGGGCCATAGCGGCCGTGGCGATGGGATTTGCGGGGTATCTGGAGCGGTTCGTGTCACTCGACCCTCTCGGGGGGCGTCTCGGGGTGGCGGCCATCACGATCCTCGTGCTCAGCGCCACGAACTATGTGGGGCTGCGACCGGGGGTCACGCTGCTCAACGTCCTGACCGCGGCGAAGATCGTGGCCCTCGCGGTGTTGATCGCCGGGGGCCTCGTGGCGTGGGTGGCGCTCCGTGATCCGGGGAGTGTGCCCACCGCACCGCCGCCACCGGCCTCGCGGTTGTCCGGGTTTGCGACGGCCTTCGTCGCGGTCTTGTTCACCATCGGTGGGTGGCAGCAGCTGAATATGGTGGCCGGGGAGATCAAGGAACCGCAACGCGTCATCCCGCGCGCGCTCCTGGCGGGGATCACGATCGTCGTCGCGATCTACCTGGGGGCGAACGCCGTCTACCTGCGCACCCTGGGCCGCGATGGACTCGCCGCGTCGACGGCGGTCGCCGCCGACGCGATGCAGCGCATGGTTGGCGGGTTCGGGGCGACCTTCATCGCCGTCTCCGCCATGCTCTCGATCCTCGGGTTCCTCAACGTGGCGATCATCGCCAATTCGCGGATACCCTACGCGCTGGCAGCCGACGGGGCACTGTTTCGGGCCGCGGCGCAGGTGCACCCACGATTCGGCACCCCACACGTCGCCATCGCCCTCCTGGGGGCTTGGAGCCTGGTGCTCCTCTTTGCGAGCGGGGGACGCATCGGTGACTTGCTCAGCGGGGTCGTGTTCGCCGACTGGATCTTCTTTGGGTTGGGCGCGGCCAGCGTCTTCGTGCTCCGGCGGCGATACCCGGACATGCCGCGCCCGTACCGGGTCCCGGGGTACCCCCTGCTCCCGGCGTTGTTTGTCGCTGCGTCCGCCGTTGGGGTCGCGAGTGCCTATCTGGCCGCGCCCCGCACCTCGGCCTTTGGCACGCTGCTCCTCCTGGTCGGCGTCGTGGTCTTTCGGGTACTTGAACGCCGTCCCCGCTGA
- a CDS encoding DUF92 domain-containing protein, translating into MTEARLLASLALASLAGVATWRLRLLSIVGSTVAALLGAAAVLAGNRWAVLLLAFFVPAIALSRWRRQAKVRLAGGVLSPDAVRTAVQVVANGGVFAAAALATLAVTSGWPEIIGIAALTAAAADTWATEIGIGSGATPWSWRSRGPVPPGTSGAVTLPGTLAMCAGAAWMGTVAACAGFDPAAAFSGAMGGVGGALCDTLLGATVQHRRWCPRCARLTERVMHDCHTPTVGHSGWRVMDNDMVNLLSTVVGAAIAVPLHAIIQ; encoded by the coding sequence ATGACGGAAGCACGGCTCCTGGCCAGCCTGGCGCTCGCGAGCCTCGCGGGGGTTGCCACCTGGCGTCTCAGGCTGCTTTCGATCGTTGGCTCCACGGTCGCCGCGCTCCTTGGTGCCGCCGCGGTGCTCGCCGGGAATCGCTGGGCCGTCCTCTTGCTCGCCTTTTTTGTCCCCGCGATCGCCCTGTCGAGGTGGCGTCGCCAGGCGAAGGTGCGCCTTGCCGGTGGTGTCCTGTCGCCCGACGCGGTGCGCACCGCCGTCCAGGTAGTCGCCAATGGTGGCGTCTTTGCCGCCGCGGCCCTCGCGACCCTGGCGGTCACCTCGGGCTGGCCGGAGATCATCGGCATCGCCGCCCTGACCGCGGCCGCCGCCGACACTTGGGCCACGGAGATCGGGATCGGCAGCGGGGCCACGCCGTGGTCGTGGCGCAGCCGTGGTCCGGTTCCCCCAGGCACCTCGGGGGCGGTCACCTTGCCCGGGACGCTGGCGATGTGCGCGGGTGCCGCGTGGATGGGAACGGTCGCGGCCTGCGCGGGGTTCGACCCTGCAGCAGCCTTCTCCGGTGCCATGGGTGGCGTCGGCGGGGCCTTATGTGACACTCTCCTTGGCGCCACCGTGCAGCATCGCCGATGGTGTCCGCGCTGCGCCAGGCTCACGGAGCGTGTCATGCATGATTGCCACACCCCAACGGTCGGACACAGCGGATGGCGCGTGATGGACAATGACATGGTGAACCTGCTGAGCACCGTCGTCGGCGCGGCCATCGCCGTCCCCCTACACGCGATCATCCAGTGA
- a CDS encoding NAD(P)/FAD-dependent oxidoreductase, whose product MTRRDAEVIVVGAGPAGSAIAAFLARAGADVLVLDRAIFPRDKPCAEYLSPQAALPLDDLGVLDRVEAAGGAALTGMSITTPDGTEFRGDFLARHGFRGFRDAGIALRRTVLDAILLDHAQRQGARVELGVSVRDLVRAGDQVVGVELQGGGTRRAPLVIGADGLRSIVARRLGVARAGRWPRRYAVVAHHRHVAGMGPRGEMFVTPHGYVGLADVGGGITNVAVVVPAPLMQAAAGNAGAFMDTWLSRVPGVQARLAGSERLGAPVVTGPFNHRVTRAWAPGAALVGDAADFYDPFTGEGIYAALRGAQRLLPYAFEASRASSAARQGHALAAWERARRDTFAGKWRVERLIGAALTVPPLFNLLGRRLKARRDLADLLVGVAGDFVPPSRVLRPAFLLSLLAGAGASPLRGEPVPESLA is encoded by the coding sequence GTGACCCGACGCGACGCTGAGGTCATCGTGGTCGGCGCCGGGCCCGCGGGCTCGGCGATCGCGGCGTTCCTCGCCCGTGCCGGCGCCGACGTCCTCGTGCTGGACCGGGCGATCTTCCCGCGCGACAAGCCGTGCGCCGAATACCTCAGCCCGCAGGCGGCACTGCCGCTGGATGACCTGGGGGTCCTCGACCGTGTGGAGGCGGCGGGGGGAGCGGCACTCACTGGCATGTCGATCACTACCCCGGACGGGACGGAGTTTCGCGGCGACTTTCTTGCCCGACACGGGTTCCGCGGGTTTCGCGACGCCGGGATCGCCCTGCGCCGCACCGTGCTGGACGCGATTCTCCTCGACCATGCCCAGCGGCAAGGGGCCCGGGTGGAACTCGGCGTGAGCGTGCGCGACCTCGTGCGCGCGGGGGACCAGGTGGTGGGCGTTGAGCTGCAGGGCGGCGGTACGCGGCGCGCCCCGCTCGTGATCGGGGCCGATGGGTTACGCAGCATCGTGGCGCGACGCCTGGGCGTGGCCCGCGCGGGACGCTGGCCCCGGCGGTACGCCGTGGTCGCGCACCATCGCCACGTCGCAGGGATGGGGCCCCGGGGGGAAATGTTCGTGACCCCACACGGCTATGTCGGGCTTGCCGATGTCGGCGGTGGGATCACCAACGTGGCGGTGGTGGTGCCCGCGCCGCTGATGCAGGCGGCGGCCGGGAATGCGGGCGCCTTCATGGACACGTGGCTCTCCCGGGTCCCTGGCGTCCAGGCCCGCCTCGCAGGCAGCGAGCGGCTCGGCGCGCCTGTCGTCACCGGCCCGTTCAATCATCGTGTGACGCGCGCGTGGGCCCCTGGTGCAGCGCTCGTCGGTGATGCGGCGGACTTCTACGACCCGTTCACCGGTGAGGGGATCTACGCCGCCCTTCGCGGGGCGCAGCGCCTGCTGCCCTACGCATTTGAAGCATCCCGGGCCAGCTCGGCCGCGCGGCAGGGGCACGCGCTCGCGGCGTGGGAACGGGCGCGACGCGACACCTTCGCCGGCAAGTGGCGGGTCGAACGGCTCATCGGGGCCGCGCTCACCGTGCCGCCGCTCTTCAACCTGCTCGGCCGTCGCCTGAAGGCCCGACGCGACCTCGCCGATCTCCTCGTCGGCGTGGCCGGCGACTTCGTTCCCCCGTCCCGGGTCCTGCGGCCCGCCTTCCTCCTCTCCCTCCTCGCAGGAGCGGGCGCGTCGCCCCTCCGCGGGGAACCCGTTCCGGAGTCCCTTGCATGA
- a CDS encoding TonB-dependent receptor — protein MNQLRRFLAIAGASLAATVFGSVRADAQVTTGAISGTVRDSSAGPIESAQIQVTNRATGLVRGVTTNSSGFYAVPGLEVGSTYSVTVRRIGYAPQTRDNVTVTLGQSTRIDFALARQVTQIEAVRIVAETNSLISPTRTGASTIVSDSSLRRLPSLNRNFTDFVALTPQVSNSGPGLSGGGTNNRFNNITIDGSISSDLFGLGSTGQPGGQANGKSIGIESVKEYQVLLSPYDVRQGNFSGAAINAVTKSGTNTMTGSAYAVTRNRDLVREQPYIREFDQTQYGITAGGPLVKDRVFFFINPEWQQRTVPAAGPYVGDGTSSVSQAVIDQFNNLVGSRGIPQGSGRSVDNENPLTNVFGRLDFMLPWNSSLMLRHNYAKAQDDNFSRSTGTFNLDNNGYAFTSNHNSTVAQLRTNFTNGNYNEMLVSFNKTEDRRRPNVYAPMVTVATPVGSLVAGGERFSQANELDQQVVEVTNNFTMPILDGSHRLTLGTQNQFFKYRNLFAQSRLGVWDFVNIDSLTSGQPRQYIVGVPVSGDGAVRLSARQHAFYLQDDWAVSPRLNMTLGVRADAPFFNDAPPTNPDILEPLCAAAAQPASANCGFARNTAEVPSGNWQFSPRIGFNWDVTGDQRNQLRGGVGLFTGRPAYVWLSNAFQNSGRSGVALLTCNTSAAPKFTAATAATAPTTCVNGTSAAAGAEINLLSKDLKFPQNLRATIGFDRDIGWGIVATSEVMYTLGVNNPFYTNLALFGAQGTDRFGRTIYGTAPNAPVVRVTGRTTVLDVQNQSKDYAVQLTGGLQKRFSDGWEGSLMYTWSQARDVQSLTSSTAFSQYRFGRTTSGLQEDLSLGRSFFEQQHRIIGQATYSFSKTLTDLTVLYIGESGAPFGYVSSGDLNGDGFTLNDAIYIPRRATDPSEMLFRDFTRPGTSTVVTAAEQAVAFDKFIDGAECLRSQRGQIMERNSCFNPWTNTVNLSLRQSLKTLGVGRLALQLDVFNFLNLVNKNWGERPTAGFGSQTLISYVTRAAGSMTGASSIVPVHTFDPNYQRFLQNNLGSNYQMQLQVKYSY, from the coding sequence ATGAACCAACTTCGTCGATTCCTCGCGATCGCCGGGGCGAGCCTCGCGGCTACCGTATTCGGTAGCGTCAGGGCCGACGCCCAGGTGACGACCGGCGCGATTTCCGGCACGGTACGCGATTCGTCTGCCGGTCCGATCGAATCTGCCCAGATTCAGGTCACCAATCGCGCCACCGGCCTCGTCCGAGGGGTCACGACCAATTCCTCCGGCTTCTACGCGGTTCCGGGGCTCGAGGTCGGGTCGACATACAGCGTGACCGTGCGGCGCATCGGGTACGCGCCTCAGACGCGCGACAACGTGACGGTGACACTCGGCCAGTCCACGCGTATCGACTTCGCTTTGGCGAGGCAGGTCACCCAGATTGAGGCGGTTCGCATTGTCGCCGAGACAAACTCGCTGATTTCGCCGACAAGGACCGGGGCCTCCACCATCGTGAGCGATTCATCGCTCCGACGCCTGCCTTCGCTTAACCGCAACTTCACGGACTTCGTCGCCCTCACGCCGCAAGTGTCCAACAGCGGGCCTGGACTATCCGGGGGTGGGACGAACAACCGCTTCAACAACATCACGATCGACGGCTCGATTTCGTCCGACCTGTTCGGACTGGGATCAACCGGGCAGCCGGGCGGCCAGGCGAACGGCAAGTCGATCGGCATCGAGTCGGTGAAGGAGTACCAGGTCCTCCTGTCCCCCTACGATGTGCGACAGGGCAACTTCTCGGGGGCGGCAATCAACGCGGTCACGAAGAGCGGTACGAACACCATGACCGGCTCCGCCTACGCGGTCACCCGGAATCGGGACCTGGTTCGCGAACAACCGTACATCCGCGAGTTTGACCAGACCCAGTACGGGATCACGGCGGGCGGTCCCCTCGTGAAGGACCGGGTGTTCTTCTTCATCAATCCGGAGTGGCAACAGCGCACGGTGCCGGCGGCCGGGCCGTATGTGGGCGACGGGACTTCGTCCGTCTCGCAGGCGGTCATCGACCAGTTCAACAACCTGGTCGGCTCGCGTGGCATCCCACAGGGTTCGGGACGCTCCGTCGACAACGAGAATCCGTTGACCAACGTGTTCGGTCGTCTGGACTTCATGTTGCCGTGGAACTCGTCACTGATGTTGCGCCACAACTACGCCAAGGCGCAGGATGACAACTTCAGTCGCTCCACCGGCACCTTCAACCTGGACAACAACGGTTACGCCTTCACCTCGAACCACAACTCGACGGTGGCGCAGTTGCGCACGAACTTCACGAACGGCAACTACAACGAGATGCTCGTGTCGTTCAACAAGACAGAGGATCGTCGGCGCCCGAACGTGTACGCCCCGATGGTGACCGTCGCGACCCCGGTCGGGTCGCTGGTTGCCGGCGGCGAACGCTTCTCGCAGGCTAACGAGCTGGATCAGCAGGTGGTGGAAGTCACCAATAACTTCACGATGCCGATCCTCGACGGGTCGCATCGGCTGACGCTGGGCACACAGAACCAGTTCTTCAAGTACCGGAACCTGTTCGCGCAGTCGCGGCTTGGGGTGTGGGACTTCGTCAACATCGACTCGCTCACCTCCGGCCAGCCGCGCCAGTACATCGTTGGCGTCCCGGTCAGCGGCGACGGCGCGGTCCGCTTGAGTGCGCGCCAGCATGCATTCTACCTGCAGGACGACTGGGCCGTCTCACCTCGCCTGAACATGACGCTCGGTGTTCGTGCGGACGCGCCGTTCTTCAATGACGCGCCGCCGACCAACCCGGATATCCTGGAGCCGTTGTGCGCCGCGGCCGCGCAGCCGGCCTCGGCAAACTGCGGATTTGCGCGCAACACCGCTGAGGTCCCCAGCGGCAACTGGCAGTTCTCTCCGCGCATCGGGTTCAACTGGGATGTGACCGGAGACCAGCGCAACCAGCTCCGTGGCGGCGTCGGGTTGTTTACCGGCCGTCCGGCGTACGTGTGGTTGTCCAACGCCTTCCAGAACTCCGGCCGCTCGGGTGTCGCGCTGTTGACCTGCAATACCTCCGCCGCGCCGAAGTTCACCGCGGCGACGGCGGCGACCGCCCCGACCACCTGTGTCAACGGGACTTCGGCTGCGGCCGGCGCCGAGATCAACCTGCTCAGCAAGGATCTCAAGTTCCCGCAGAACCTCCGGGCCACTATCGGCTTTGACCGCGACATCGGCTGGGGAATCGTGGCGACGTCCGAGGTCATGTACACCCTCGGTGTCAACAATCCTTTCTATACGAACCTGGCGCTCTTCGGCGCGCAGGGCACCGATCGGTTCGGGCGCACGATCTACGGCACGGCGCCAAATGCGCCGGTCGTGCGGGTGACCGGCCGTACGACGGTGCTCGACGTACAGAATCAGTCGAAGGACTACGCGGTGCAGCTGACCGGCGGCCTCCAGAAGCGCTTCAGCGACGGCTGGGAGGGCTCGCTCATGTACACGTGGTCGCAGGCCCGCGACGTCCAGAGCCTGACCTCCAGCACGGCGTTCTCGCAGTATCGCTTCGGACGCACCACCTCCGGGTTGCAGGAGGACCTCTCGCTGGGGCGCTCGTTCTTCGAGCAGCAACATCGCATCATTGGGCAGGCGACCTACAGCTTCAGCAAGACGCTCACCGACCTCACGGTGCTGTACATCGGTGAGTCCGGGGCACCGTTTGGCTACGTGTCCTCGGGTGACCTGAACGGTGACGGATTCACGCTGAACGACGCCATCTACATTCCACGTCGCGCGACCGATCCGAGCGAGATGCTCTTCCGCGACTTCACCCGCCCCGGGACGAGCACCGTGGTGACGGCGGCGGAGCAGGCGGTGGCGTTCGACAAGTTCATTGATGGTGCCGAGTGTCTCCGCAGTCAGCGCGGCCAGATCATGGAGCGGAACTCCTGCTTCAACCCGTGGACGAACACCGTCAACCTGTCGCTGCGCCAGTCCCTCAAGACCCTCGGGGTTGGCCGTCTCGCGCTCCAGCTCGACGTCTTCAACTTCCTCAACCTCGTCAACAAGAATTGGGGCGAGCGCCCGACGGCGGGCTTTGGCTCGCAGACGTTGATCAGCTATGTCACGCGCGCGGCCGGTTCCATGACCGGCGCAAGCAGCATCGTTCCCGTGCACACGTTTGACCCGAACTACCAGCGCTTCCTCCAGAACAACCTTGGGTCGAACTACCAGATGCAGCTACAAGTGAAGTACAGCTACTAG
- a CDS encoding protoheme IX farnesyltransferase — protein sequence MNPSSLSTAPASESRTALKDFISLTKPRIISLLLVTTVAPMFVAGDPTWQQVLLVTLGGYLMAGGANAVNMYVDRDIDDSMARTRTRPIPSGRMGARAVLAFGIAIATAATWLLGRFVNPLTAALALGGFYFYIIVYTRWLKRTTPQNIVIGGAAGAFPPLVGWAAVTGRIDLTAVYLFLIIFFWTPPHFWALALLKQVDYGRAGIPMAPLVWGERETMDQMLWYTFILLGLTLLPATFGAFGVVYLVSALVLGLILLYGVIRIRRETVWAKPAWWVYKYSLLYLALLFAAMVVDRSLA from the coding sequence ATGAATCCCTCCTCGCTGTCCACCGCCCCCGCCAGTGAGTCGCGCACGGCACTCAAGGATTTCATCTCCCTCACCAAGCCACGCATCATCTCCCTGCTTCTGGTGACCACGGTGGCCCCCATGTTCGTCGCGGGAGACCCCACCTGGCAGCAGGTCCTGCTGGTGACGCTCGGTGGGTACCTCATGGCCGGTGGCGCCAACGCGGTGAACATGTATGTCGACCGTGACATCGATGATTCGATGGCCCGGACCCGCACCCGACCCATCCCGAGCGGCCGCATGGGCGCCCGCGCTGTCCTCGCCTTCGGGATCGCGATCGCCACGGCGGCAACCTGGCTGCTCGGGCGATTCGTGAACCCGCTCACGGCCGCCCTCGCGCTCGGCGGCTTCTATTTCTACATCATCGTCTACACCCGCTGGCTCAAGCGCACCACGCCGCAAAACATCGTGATCGGTGGAGCCGCGGGGGCGTTTCCCCCGCTCGTTGGGTGGGCCGCCGTGACGGGGCGCATCGACCTCACGGCCGTCTACCTGTTCCTCATCATCTTCTTCTGGACACCGCCGCACTTCTGGGCCCTGGCGCTCCTCAAGCAGGTGGACTACGGACGCGCCGGGATCCCCATGGCACCGCTGGTTTGGGGCGAACGTGAGACCATGGACCAGATGCTCTGGTACACGTTCATCCTCCTCGGCCTCACCCTGCTCCCCGCCACCTTCGGCGCCTTTGGGGTGGTCTACCTCGTCAGCGCGCTCGTCCTTGGACTGATCCTGCTCTACGGGGTGATCCGCATCCGCCGAGAAACCGTCTGGGCGAAGCCTGCCTGGTGGGTGTACAAGTACTCCCTCCTCTACCTCGCGCTCCTGTTCGCGGCGATGGTGGTGGATCGTTCCCTCGCCTGA
- a CDS encoding amino acid permease, translated as MSTSSSSPTELPRRLGLWSAIAVVVGSAIGSGIFRSPAGIADRIPGPAPLLTLWVVGGLISLCGALTLAEVASEVPKTGGIYAFLKEGWGRLPAFLFGWAQLTVVRAAALGAISITFAEYFLRFLGYDPTVAPYSDYSHYIAAVAIAITATFNVVGVKMGSAVVNVTTIMKTGGLGVIILLALTLGLGKTGGNFTPWMPQEVVPLTAYGAALVSLLWAYDGWMDLSYVAGEVKDPERNMPRALIYGTLAIITVFCLANVAYLSVLTIDEMRSSKLVAADVAQRLMGDGGVKFVAFTVMASTFGTLNAVLLTSPRILFAAADDGMLPKFISRVHPTFQTPYGAISLVAVLGMVFVLFLNFEKLADAFVYAMLPFYALGVAVVYVLRRRPGYATKFRTPGYPVVPAVFIAAVLYLLVNGLLDPGTRVWTVGIFGVLLLGIPVYKMFVEKR; from the coding sequence ATGTCTACCTCCTCTTCGTCGCCCACCGAGCTGCCCCGCCGCCTCGGCCTCTGGAGTGCCATCGCCGTCGTGGTCGGTTCGGCCATTGGGTCGGGGATCTTCCGGAGTCCGGCGGGGATCGCCGACCGCATCCCCGGCCCGGCGCCACTGCTGACCCTCTGGGTGGTGGGTGGATTGATCTCGCTGTGCGGTGCGTTGACCCTCGCCGAGGTGGCGAGTGAGGTGCCCAAGACGGGCGGGATCTACGCCTTCCTCAAGGAGGGCTGGGGGCGTCTCCCCGCGTTCCTGTTCGGCTGGGCGCAGCTGACGGTCGTGCGCGCCGCCGCGTTAGGCGCGATCTCGATCACCTTCGCCGAGTACTTCCTCCGGTTCCTCGGGTACGACCCCACGGTGGCGCCGTACAGCGACTATTCGCACTACATCGCGGCGGTGGCCATCGCGATCACCGCGACGTTCAATGTGGTTGGGGTAAAGATGGGGTCCGCGGTCGTCAACGTGACGACGATCATGAAGACCGGCGGCCTCGGGGTGATCATCCTGTTGGCGCTCACGTTGGGACTGGGCAAGACGGGGGGGAACTTCACCCCGTGGATGCCCCAGGAGGTGGTGCCGTTGACCGCCTACGGCGCGGCCCTGGTCTCGCTACTGTGGGCCTACGACGGTTGGATGGACCTGTCGTATGTCGCCGGGGAGGTGAAGGATCCCGAGCGCAACATGCCGCGGGCGTTGATCTACGGGACGCTGGCGATCATCACGGTGTTCTGCCTCGCGAACGTGGCGTACCTCTCGGTGCTGACCATCGACGAGATGCGGTCCTCCAAGCTGGTCGCGGCGGATGTGGCACAACGCTTGATGGGGGACGGCGGGGTGAAGTTCGTGGCGTTCACGGTGATGGCGTCGACGTTCGGGACGTTGAACGCCGTGTTGTTGACGAGCCCACGCATCCTGTTCGCGGCCGCCGACGATGGCATGTTGCCGAAGTTCATCTCGCGGGTGCACCCGACGTTCCAGACCCCGTACGGCGCGATCTCGCTGGTCGCGGTGCTGGGGATGGTATTCGTCCTGTTCCTGAACTTCGAGAAGCTGGCGGACGCGTTTGTCTACGCGATGCTCCCGTTTTACGCGCTCGGCGTGGCGGTGGTGTATGTGCTGCGGCGTCGGCCGGGGTACGCCACGAAGTTCAGGACGCCCGGCTATCCGGTCGTCCCGGCGGTGTTCATCGCGGCCGTGTTGTACCTGCTCGTGAACGGGCTCCTGGACCCCGGGACGCGGGTCTGGACGGTCGGGATTTTCGGGGTGCTCCTGCTGGGGATCCCCGTCTATAAGATGTTCGTGGAGAAGCGCTAG
- a CDS encoding aminopeptidase P family protein, whose protein sequence is MPILTTTSLPEIQAALRAAGLDGWLLYDFRALNPIAQQVIGLPGPLSRRIFVLVPAVGVPVALTHNIEQGAWRDWPTAWDRERYSAWVDLEGWLARHLAGRTVAMEYSSGDAVPYLDRVPAGVLEMVRASGATVVSSGELVSRFYAVWTPAQLAAHQRAAVHVAAIGQSALRAAGEAVRRGEVIHEHDVQASILAAFARAGLETYAPPNVSVGAHAADPHYEPSAERPARITSGNVLLIDLWAKEPDGIYADQTWMAVLGAPTDRALAVWAAIRDARDAAIALIRERVSRGEVVRGADADDAARAVIVARGYGEYFIHRTGHSIDAGAIHGSGPNLDNLESRDVRTLQDGVGFSIEPGIYFPGDLGMRTEVNGYINGRELLITPGEIQHDLMVV, encoded by the coding sequence ATGCCGATCCTGACGACGACGTCCCTCCCGGAGATCCAGGCGGCCCTGCGGGCCGCGGGGCTCGATGGGTGGCTGCTGTATGATTTTCGCGCCCTGAATCCGATCGCCCAGCAGGTGATTGGCCTTCCCGGCCCGCTCTCGCGACGCATCTTCGTCCTGGTGCCTGCCGTGGGGGTCCCCGTGGCCCTGACCCACAACATTGAGCAGGGTGCGTGGCGCGACTGGCCCACGGCCTGGGACCGGGAACGCTACAGCGCGTGGGTCGACCTCGAGGGGTGGCTGGCGCGCCACCTGGCCGGGCGGACCGTGGCGATGGAGTATTCGAGCGGGGACGCCGTACCGTACCTGGACCGCGTGCCGGCCGGTGTGCTCGAGATGGTCCGGGCCTCCGGGGCCACGGTGGTCTCCTCCGGCGAGTTGGTCTCCCGCTTTTACGCCGTGTGGACGCCCGCCCAGTTGGCTGCGCACCAGCGGGCCGCGGTGCATGTGGCGGCGATTGGCCAGTCTGCCCTCCGGGCCGCAGGGGAGGCCGTCCGTCGCGGTGAGGTCATCCACGAACACGACGTGCAAGCCTCGATCCTCGCGGCCTTCGCCCGGGCGGGACTGGAGACCTACGCGCCGCCTAACGTGTCCGTGGGCGCCCACGCGGCCGATCCGCACTACGAACCATCGGCCGAGCGTCCCGCGCGGATCACGAGTGGCAACGTCCTGTTGATTGACCTGTGGGCCAAGGAGCCGGACGGGATCTATGCGGACCAGACCTGGATGGCCGTCCTCGGCGCCCCCACCGATCGGGCGCTCGCTGTGTGGGCGGCGATCCGCGATGCCCGCGATGCGGCGATTGCCCTCATTCGGGAGCGCGTGAGCCGGGGCGAGGTGGTGCGCGGCGCGGATGCCGACGACGCCGCGCGCGCGGTGATCGTCGCGCGTGGATACGGGGAGTATTTCATCCATCGCACCGGCCACTCGATCGACGCCGGAGCCATCCATGGGTCAGGCCCCAACCTCGACAACCTGGAATCGCGCGACGTGCGCACCCTGCAGGATGGCGTTGGGTTCTCCATTGAGCCGGGGATCTATTTCCCCGGGGACCTGGGCATGCGCACTGAGGTCAACGGCTATATCAACGGTCGTGAGCTGTTGATCACGCCTGGGGAGATCCAGCACGACCTCATGGTCGTCTGA
- a CDS encoding zinc ribbon domain-containing protein: protein MPTYVYETVPTDATAPERFEIRQGMNDAPLDEHPEHRIPIRRVISGGMGIVASSDRAMPVAGPGCGPGNCGCGRF from the coding sequence ATGCCCACCTACGTGTACGAGACGGTTCCGACCGACGCCACGGCCCCCGAACGCTTTGAAATCCGGCAGGGGATGAACGACGCCCCGCTGGACGAACATCCCGAGCACCGCATCCCGATCCGACGGGTCATCTCGGGCGGAATGGGAATAGTGGCGAGTTCGGACCGTGCCATGCCGGTGGCGGGGCCCGGGTGCGGACCGGGGAATTGCGGCTGCGGCCGCTTCTAG